Proteins encoded within one genomic window of Pseudalkalibacillus sp. SCS-8:
- a CDS encoding amidase, with the protein MSILDMDASQIAEQIKTGKLTSEKATATYINHLKAINPSINCLVENRFKLAEKEAKEADRLLKEGKTKGRLFGVPISVKECFNVEGMKTTGGLIHRKDHVVQEDAEVVKRLKSEGAIILGKTNTPSLCYCQETVNPLYGTTNNPWDVTCSSGGSSGGEGALISVGGAAVGIGADIGGSIRIPSHFNGIIGFKSGNGQISQEGNYPYIEYEEQQRMLGIGAMAKSVEDTRLINGILADSKTRENDLSSFELIVPQFYPCPLGVETGRLIRTIKEDFETDFSIKTDEPPHFSDSTLIWQQLMSLDGGVALRKHLLVNDKQLSPYVEFLRSKVSTSDIHAYLSWAMIGMRLFKPSRRRLNQIKEILKTGDERIGRYLDRRLIVMPVYHSPAPTHGTIYKEVFSIQKTFLRYLPYISYGNVWGLPSLTIPVGESAKGLPIAVQIMSATGNEDAIFKFGEQLEKKYRGYQRCTKYDQSEDQKAPAAHLA; encoded by the coding sequence GAACAGATCAAAACTGGGAAACTGACTTCTGAAAAAGCAACTGCAACGTATATCAATCACCTGAAAGCAATCAATCCATCGATTAATTGTCTTGTGGAAAATCGTTTCAAGCTTGCTGAAAAAGAAGCTAAAGAAGCTGATCGTTTGTTAAAGGAAGGAAAAACGAAAGGACGGCTTTTCGGCGTGCCGATCAGTGTGAAAGAGTGCTTCAATGTTGAGGGCATGAAAACGACGGGAGGACTGATACACCGTAAGGATCATGTCGTTCAGGAAGATGCCGAGGTAGTCAAGCGGCTGAAATCAGAGGGAGCAATCATCTTAGGAAAGACCAATACGCCTTCATTATGCTATTGTCAGGAGACGGTGAACCCCTTATATGGTACGACGAACAATCCGTGGGATGTTACCTGTAGCTCTGGGGGTTCCAGTGGTGGAGAAGGGGCTCTTATCAGTGTTGGAGGTGCAGCTGTCGGGATTGGAGCGGATATAGGGGGATCAATTCGGATACCGAGTCATTTCAACGGTATCATCGGCTTCAAATCAGGGAATGGTCAAATCAGCCAAGAGGGGAATTATCCTTATATTGAATATGAGGAACAGCAGAGGATGCTTGGAATTGGGGCAATGGCCAAAAGTGTGGAAGACACACGTTTGATTAATGGAATACTTGCTGACAGTAAGACGAGAGAAAATGATCTATCTTCATTCGAACTGATTGTGCCACAGTTCTATCCATGTCCGTTAGGCGTAGAAACGGGGAGGCTCATCCGGACAATCAAGGAGGATTTTGAAACCGACTTTTCCATTAAAACGGATGAACCGCCGCATTTTTCCGACTCCACTCTCATATGGCAACAGCTCATGTCCCTTGATGGGGGAGTAGCACTACGAAAGCATCTGTTGGTGAATGACAAGCAATTAAGTCCGTATGTTGAATTTCTACGATCAAAAGTATCCACCTCGGACATCCATGCTTACTTGTCTTGGGCAATGATCGGAATGCGGTTATTCAAACCTTCGAGAAGAAGACTGAATCAAATAAAGGAGATTCTAAAGACAGGTGATGAACGAATTGGTCGATACTTGGATCGACGATTGATCGTCATGCCAGTTTATCATTCACCTGCTCCAACTCATGGAACGATTTATAAAGAAGTCTTCTCAATCCAAAAAACGTTCCTGCGATACCTTCCTTACATTTCGTATGGGAATGTTTGGGGTCTTCCATCATTAACAATTCCAGTCGGCGAGAGTGCGAAGGGACTGCCTATTGCTGTCCAAATCATGAGTGCCACTGGAAACGAGGATGCAATTTTCAAGTTCGGAGAGCAGTTGGAGAAAAAATATCGAGGCTATCAACGTTGTACAAAATACGACCAATCGGAAGATCAAAAGGCACCAGCTGCCCATTTAGCATAA